The following coding sequences lie in one Komagataeibacter sucrofermentans DSM 15973 genomic window:
- a CDS encoding S49 family peptidase gives MHPSTLLLNQPLALSASRTAIMARLFRDGASAESFFGDKVNDDTPYEIHKGIAVIPVSGVLLPGRGWSWSGVTYYSAIRSSLADALDNPDVSKIALLINSPGGTVSECADTADVIYAARGKKPIWAVLDDTAYSAAYALASSADFITVPRVGGVGSIGCVGMHVDITQALEKAGILVTTFQYGAQKTDGAPTTPLTDGSRKRMQAMIDEMGELFVSQVARNRDLDLGTVRDTQAGTFLGGRGIDLGLADQIATPEEAIAAFMKL, from the coding sequence ATGCACCCTTCCACCCTGCTGCTCAACCAGCCGCTGGCGCTCTCGGCCAGCCGGACGGCCATCATGGCCCGGCTGTTCCGTGATGGCGCATCGGCTGAATCCTTCTTCGGTGACAAGGTGAATGACGATACCCCTTACGAGATCCACAAGGGCATCGCCGTCATCCCCGTCTCCGGCGTGCTGCTGCCCGGTCGTGGCTGGTCATGGTCGGGTGTCACCTATTACAGCGCCATCCGCTCATCCCTGGCCGATGCGCTGGACAACCCCGACGTGTCCAAGATCGCCCTGCTGATCAACAGCCCCGGCGGCACGGTGTCGGAATGCGCCGATACGGCGGATGTCATCTACGCGGCGCGCGGCAAAAAGCCGATCTGGGCCGTGCTGGATGACACCGCCTATTCCGCCGCCTACGCGCTGGCATCATCGGCTGATTTCATCACGGTGCCCCGCGTTGGCGGGGTTGGCTCCATCGGGTGCGTCGGCATGCATGTCGACATCACCCAGGCGCTGGAAAAGGCGGGCATCCTTGTCACCACGTTCCAGTATGGCGCCCAGAAGACCGATGGCGCCCCCACAACCCCGCTCACCGATGGCTCGCGCAAGCGCATGCAGGCCATGATCGATGAGATGGGGGAACTGTTCGTCTCCCAGGTCGCCCGCAACCGCGACCTCGACCTGGGCACCGTCCGCGACACGCAGGCCGGGACCTTCCTCGGCGGTCGCGGCATCGATCTCGGGCTGGCGGACCAGATCGCCACGCCCGAGGAGGCCATCGCGGCCTTCATGAAGCTCTGA
- a CDS encoding head decoration protein yields MSGSTTVNGIWPQTPAAFDATYQPDQLIAGVYPRVTENVTLAGAQGVLMRGTVLGVVTATGKYVVSTSAATDGSQTPIAVLADTYDTTAGDVAGAGCYFSGEFNQNAVTMGTGWTAATLAAALRPANIYLKNAVTAADPT; encoded by the coding sequence ATGAGTGGTTCCACCACAGTAAACGGCATCTGGCCGCAGACCCCTGCCGCCTTTGATGCCACCTATCAGCCCGACCAGCTGATCGCGGGCGTCTACCCGCGCGTGACCGAAAACGTCACCCTCGCCGGCGCCCAGGGCGTGCTCATGCGCGGCACGGTGCTCGGCGTGGTTACGGCTACCGGCAAATATGTCGTGTCCACTTCCGCCGCGACCGATGGCAGCCAGACGCCCATCGCAGTGCTTGCCGATACCTATGACACCACGGCAGGCGATGTGGCCGGTGCTGGCTGCTACTTTAGTGGCGAGTTCAACCAGAACGCCGTCACCATGGGCACGGGCTGGACGGCAGCCACGCTGGCCGCTGCCCTGCGGCCTGCCAACATCTACCTCAAGAATGCCGTAACCGCGGCAGACCCGACCTGA
- a CDS encoding major capsid protein, with the protein MSFPTIYDTNVLVQVVSNLKLAQTFLLDTFFPNIVESDTQYVSIDVDVGKRRMAPFVSPMVEGKLVEQRRIATSTFEPPYVKDKRAPDLLRPVRRMLGERIAGGEMINGGGRMTPQERMEANLVFELADQVDMLKRRQEWMAAQALVTGKLTVSGEGFPTSVIDYGRDASLTVVKTGTGLWDAAATVANPTDDVRLWQTMVLKISGARVTDLVFTNTPYNTLIKDDEVKNAILNTSIRANDEARLILGPLADMGAVLMGYWGTYRVWLYNDWYVDDDNVEQPMIPDGTVLAISTEMNGTRAYGAIKDPAFAYGAMAYAPKSWLQEDPAQRFLMLQSAPIVIPSRVNACLVATVTSSAD; encoded by the coding sequence GTGAGCTTTCCCACAATTTATGACACCAACGTGCTCGTGCAGGTCGTCAGTAACCTCAAACTGGCCCAGACCTTCCTGCTCGACACGTTCTTCCCCAACATCGTCGAGAGCGACACGCAGTATGTCTCGATCGACGTGGATGTCGGCAAGCGGCGCATGGCGCCTTTCGTCAGCCCCATGGTCGAGGGCAAGCTGGTCGAGCAGCGTCGTATCGCCACCTCCACCTTCGAGCCGCCTTACGTCAAGGACAAGCGTGCCCCCGACCTGCTGCGCCCCGTGCGCCGCATGCTTGGCGAGCGCATCGCTGGCGGCGAGATGATCAATGGCGGCGGCCGCATGACACCCCAGGAACGCATGGAGGCCAATCTGGTCTTCGAGCTGGCCGATCAGGTCGACATGCTCAAGCGGCGGCAGGAATGGATGGCCGCCCAGGCGCTTGTCACCGGCAAGCTGACCGTCTCGGGCGAGGGCTTCCCCACCAGCGTCATCGATTACGGGCGCGATGCCAGCCTGACCGTGGTCAAGACCGGCACAGGCCTGTGGGATGCCGCAGCCACGGTGGCCAACCCCACCGATGACGTGCGCCTGTGGCAGACCATGGTGCTCAAGATCAGCGGCGCGCGCGTGACCGACCTCGTGTTCACGAACACGCCCTACAATACCCTGATCAAGGATGACGAAGTCAAGAACGCCATCCTGAACACCTCCATCCGCGCCAATGACGAGGCCAGGCTGATCCTCGGCCCGCTGGCCGATATGGGCGCGGTGCTGATGGGCTACTGGGGCACCTACCGCGTGTGGCTGTATAACGATTGGTACGTTGATGACGACAACGTCGAGCAGCCCATGATCCCCGACGGCACCGTGCTCGCCATCTCCACCGAGATGAACGGCACCCGTGCCTATGGCGCGATCAAGGATCCTGCCTTCGCTTATGGTGCCATGGCCTACGCGCCCAAGTCGTGGCTGCAGGAAGACCCGGCCCAGCGGTTCCTCATGCTCCAGTCAGCACCCATCGTCATCCCCAGCCGGGTCAATGCGTGCCTGGTGGCCACTGTTACATCATCGGCGGACTGA
- a CDS encoding DUF2635 domain-containing protein translates to MFVKPAPGRAVRWPGTMRLLRAQGETVPETGFWLLLLRNGDVVQATPPAASTAAAIPAPSPAPASGGAAVTPDPAEAHA, encoded by the coding sequence ATGTTTGTAAAACCCGCCCCGGGCCGCGCAGTGCGGTGGCCCGGCACGATGCGCCTGCTCAGGGCGCAGGGCGAGACCGTGCCCGAAACCGGCTTCTGGCTCCTGCTCCTGCGCAATGGCGATGTGGTGCAGGCCACGCCGCCCGCCGCATCCACCGCTGCGGCCATCCCCGCCCCCTCGCCTGCGCCCGCCAGTGGCGGCGCGGCAGTCACCCCTGACCCTGCCGAGGCCCACGCATGA